The Paenibacillus sp. RUD330 genome has a segment encoding these proteins:
- a CDS encoding menaquinone biosynthesis protein translates to MMTMAHSGPINVGRIDYTNAWPMFHYVPDTDEAYAIVKKVPSDLNRMLQAGELEASAVSSFIYGMDPERYLLLPGLSVGTVGPVQSILLFMKKPLKEVLRGRIALTRTSATSINLLKMILTLRYDGNPAYSVMEPDLDSMLAEHDAALLIGDSAIKASWDHHGLEVMDLGEEWHRWTGLGMTYAVVAADRGAVGRHPDSLAKLHRDMLESRRRSLRDLTPLVERAMASVGGTSAYWTAYFEGLRYDFGPELQAGLELYYKHAHTMGLIDREVALEFWNSQSFSGR, encoded by the coding sequence ATGATGACAATGGCTCACAGCGGACCGATTAACGTCGGGAGAATCGATTACACCAATGCATGGCCGATGTTTCATTATGTACCGGATACCGACGAGGCGTATGCGATCGTCAAGAAGGTGCCGTCCGATCTGAACCGGATGCTGCAGGCCGGAGAGCTCGAGGCGTCTGCCGTATCGTCCTTCATCTATGGAATGGATCCGGAACGCTACCTGCTGCTGCCGGGCCTGTCCGTCGGCACGGTGGGACCGGTCCAATCGATTCTGCTGTTCATGAAAAAACCTCTGAAGGAAGTGCTCCGCGGCCGGATCGCCTTGACCCGCACATCCGCGACTTCCATCAATCTGCTCAAAATGATTCTGACCTTGCGGTACGACGGCAATCCGGCGTACTCGGTCATGGAGCCGGACCTGGATTCCATGCTGGCGGAGCATGACGCCGCCCTGCTGATCGGGGACAGCGCGATCAAGGCGTCATGGGACCATCACGGGCTCGAAGTGATGGATCTCGGCGAGGAGTGGCATCGCTGGACCGGACTCGGCATGACTTACGCCGTCGTTGCGGCGGACCGCGGCGCAGTGGGCCGGCATCCGGACAGCCTGGCCAAGCTGCACCGGGACATGCTGGAGAGCAGGCGGCGCAGCCTGCGGGATCTGACCCCGCTCGTGGAGCGGGCGATGGCGTCCGTAGGCGGCACGTCGGCCTACTGGACCGCTTATTTCGAAGGGCTGCGCTACGACTTCGGTCCGGAGCTGCAGGCGGGACTGGAGCTGTACTACAAGCACGCGCATACGATGGGGCTTATCGATCGGGAAGTGGCGCTTGAATTTTGGAACTCGCAATCATTCTCGGGCAGGTGA
- a CDS encoding UbiA-like polyprenyltransferase, with the protein MIRKLRIFLEMIKVEHTIFALPFAYMGMLLGSVTMEGHLPSWAEAGWITLAMIGARSTAMGLNRLIDKAIDLRNPRTEKRALPAGLLKTGEVVLFVILSFVLFFIAASQLNPICLKLMPIAIFFLVIYSYAKRFTWLCHVILGLTIGLAPLGGWVAVTGSFHPGAWVLYVAIVFWLAGFDTIYALQDIDFDREEKVYSIPARFGVNRSLTIAKLFHVITAACFLLLFVITDLSWLYLAGVVISLGILFYEHLILKPTDMSRLQTAFFTMNGALAITMLAFTILDLAVIRAWS; encoded by the coding sequence ATGATTCGCAAACTCCGCATTTTTCTAGAAATGATCAAGGTTGAACATACGATTTTCGCGCTTCCATTCGCTTATATGGGCATGCTCCTCGGCTCCGTCACCATGGAAGGGCATCTGCCCTCCTGGGCGGAGGCGGGATGGATCACGCTGGCGATGATCGGGGCGCGCAGCACGGCGATGGGGCTGAACCGCCTCATCGACAAGGCGATCGACCTGCGAAATCCGAGAACGGAAAAGAGGGCACTTCCTGCCGGTCTGCTGAAGACAGGAGAGGTTGTGCTCTTCGTCATCCTTTCCTTCGTCCTCTTTTTCATCGCGGCTTCGCAGCTGAATCCGATCTGCCTGAAGCTGATGCCGATCGCGATTTTCTTCCTCGTCATTTATTCGTACGCCAAGCGGTTCACCTGGCTCTGCCACGTCATTCTGGGGCTTACGATCGGACTTGCGCCGCTCGGCGGCTGGGTGGCCGTCACCGGCTCCTTCCATCCGGGGGCATGGGTGCTCTACGTCGCGATCGTGTTCTGGCTGGCCGGCTTCGATACGATCTATGCGCTTCAAGACATCGATTTCGACCGCGAGGAGAAGGTCTACTCCATTCCCGCGCGGTTCGGGGTCAACCGGTCGCTTACGATCGCAAAGCTGTTCCACGTCATCACGGCTGCCTGCTTCCTGCTGCTGTTCGTCATTACGGATCTCAGCTGGCTGTACCTGGCCGGCGTCGTCATTTCCCTCGGCATCCTTTTCTATGAGCATCTCATTCTGAAGCCGACGGACATGAGCCGCCTGCAGACGGCTTTCTTCACGATGAACGGTGCGCTGGCCATAACGATGCTGGCCTTCACGATCCTTGATCTGGCGGTGATTCGGGCATGGAGCTAG
- the trpE gene encoding anthranilate synthase component I, translating to MNQELETVKSMAGRYNLIPVVRQLLADTETPIRLFQHFAGEKRAFLLESVEGGAKWARHSFIGMDPFMMISGKNGSMVMETDGERIELEGKPLEALKARLRAYRSPELAGLPSFTGGAVGFFGYDLLHYYENLPRHRQDDLQMNDLQFMFCDTMIVFDHFKQQIQVIGNVHIPEAATDSCIERMYNAAVARIDTVLDRIRQPVPLPLTSGGALPEDPDLGDIRSNVTKEQFLANVDTAKEYIRAGDIFQVVLSQRFHVETEVDPLHVYRVLRTLNPSPYMYYLKMDEEVIVGTSPEALVKVSEGKVETRPIAGTRPRGRTAEEDLALEEELLADDKERAEHLMLVDLGRNDIGRVAEFGTVKCDSFMQIERYSHVMHIVSNVTGKMRGDRDFFDAFISCLPAGTVSGAPKLRAMEIIAELENEARGAYAGAIGYFGFSGKSMDTCITIRTIIFKNGKAYVQAGAGIVWDSVPDKEYEETVNKAKGMLKAIRIAEAAFPPAAKRVPELQLVNSDYYADTMKEART from the coding sequence ATGAATCAAGAGCTTGAGACGGTCAAGTCGATGGCAGGACGCTACAATCTTATTCCGGTCGTGAGGCAGCTGCTGGCCGATACGGAGACGCCGATCCGGCTGTTCCAGCATTTTGCCGGCGAGAAGCGCGCCTTCTTGCTGGAAAGCGTAGAAGGCGGAGCGAAGTGGGCGCGGCATTCCTTTATCGGCATGGACCCGTTCATGATGATCAGCGGCAAGAACGGCTCCATGGTGATGGAAACGGATGGAGAGCGCATCGAGCTTGAGGGCAAGCCGCTGGAAGCGCTGAAAGCGAGATTGAGGGCATACCGAAGCCCCGAGCTTGCGGGACTTCCTTCCTTTACCGGCGGGGCGGTCGGATTTTTCGGATACGATCTGCTCCACTACTACGAGAATCTGCCGAGGCACAGGCAGGACGACCTGCAAATGAACGATCTCCAGTTCATGTTTTGCGATACGATGATCGTGTTCGACCACTTCAAGCAGCAGATTCAAGTGATCGGCAACGTGCATATTCCGGAAGCCGCCACGGACAGCTGCATCGAGCGCATGTACAACGCTGCGGTGGCCAGGATCGACACCGTGCTCGACCGGATCCGGCAGCCGGTGCCGCTTCCGCTGACGTCGGGCGGAGCTCTTCCGGAAGATCCCGATCTCGGCGATATCCGCTCCAATGTCACGAAGGAGCAGTTCCTCGCGAACGTGGACACGGCCAAAGAGTACATCCGCGCGGGAGACATCTTCCAGGTCGTCCTGTCCCAGAGGTTCCATGTCGAGACGGAGGTGGATCCGCTCCATGTATACCGGGTGCTGCGCACGCTGAATCCTTCTCCGTATATGTATTATCTCAAAATGGATGAGGAGGTCATCGTCGGAACATCGCCCGAAGCGCTGGTGAAGGTGTCCGAAGGCAAGGTGGAGACGAGGCCGATCGCGGGCACGAGGCCGCGGGGCAGAACGGCCGAGGAGGACCTCGCTCTCGAGGAGGAGCTGCTCGCCGACGACAAGGAGCGGGCGGAGCATTTGATGCTCGTGGATCTGGGCCGCAACGACATCGGCCGCGTGGCGGAGTTCGGCACCGTGAAATGCGATTCCTTCATGCAGATCGAGCGCTATTCCCATGTCATGCATATCGTATCCAACGTGACGGGCAAGATGCGCGGCGACCGCGATTTCTTCGATGCCTTCATCAGCTGCCTGCCGGCCGGAACGGTGTCGGGAGCTCCCAAGCTGAGAGCGATGGAAATCATCGCCGAGCTCGAGAACGAGGCGCGCGGAGCTTATGCCGGAGCGATCGGCTACTTCGGCTTCAGCGGCAAAAGCATGGATACATGCATCACGATCCGGACGATCATCTTCAAGAACGGCAAAGCTTATGTCCAGGCCGGAGCGGGGATCGTCTGGGATTCGGTGCCGGACAAGGAATACGAGGAGACGGTGAACAAGGCCAAGGGCATGCTCAAGGCGATCCGCATCGCCGAAGCGGCATTTCCGCCGGCCGCGAAGCGCGTTCCCGAGCTGCAGCTCGTCAACAGCGACTATTACGCCGATACGATGAAGGAGGCGCGGACATGA
- the aroB gene encoding 3-dehydroquinate synthase produces the protein MRELTVNLGDRSYPIYIGQGLIARAGELFAGKGISRKSPLLIVTDENVADRWLDPLASALEASGYAAARLAVPAGEKSKSLDMFQNIMTACLEAGLDRKSAIVALGGGVVGDLAGFAAASYMRGISFVQVPTTILAHDSSVGGKVAVNHPLAKNIIGAFHQPELVLYDLDTLLTLPPREVSSGLAEVVKHGLIRDAGFVEWIVGHAGQLLALEPDALGHALHTGCAVKADVVSRDERENGLRAILNLGHTIGHALEAVAGYDELRHGEAISIGMIGSAMLGVELGAPLEVYETTKRALESVGLPVVLPEHYDTDAVMEAMMHDKKFGEGRMTFIVPTAVGSVEIRSGIESGMVRAIVERLKREERWT, from the coding sequence ATGCGCGAGCTCACGGTCAACCTCGGGGACAGATCGTACCCCATCTACATCGGCCAAGGGCTGATCGCGCGCGCCGGCGAGCTGTTCGCCGGGAAGGGAATCAGCCGCAAATCCCCGCTCCTGATCGTCACCGACGAGAATGTCGCGGACAGATGGCTGGATCCGCTCGCGTCGGCGCTGGAAGCTTCGGGCTATGCCGCGGCGCGGCTCGCCGTTCCTGCCGGGGAAAAGTCGAAGTCGCTGGACATGTTCCAGAACATCATGACGGCCTGCCTCGAGGCCGGCCTGGACCGGAAGTCCGCCATCGTGGCGCTCGGCGGCGGCGTTGTCGGCGATCTGGCGGGTTTTGCCGCCGCATCCTATATGCGCGGCATCTCCTTCGTCCAGGTGCCGACGACGATTCTGGCGCATGACAGCAGCGTCGGCGGCAAGGTGGCGGTCAATCACCCGCTCGCCAAAAACATCATCGGCGCATTCCATCAGCCGGAGCTCGTGCTGTACGATCTGGACACGCTGCTTACGCTGCCTCCGCGCGAGGTGAGCAGCGGCCTGGCCGAAGTCGTCAAGCATGGCTTGATCCGCGATGCCGGGTTCGTCGAATGGATCGTCGGCCATGCGGGGCAGCTGCTCGCCCTGGAGCCGGACGCGCTTGGCCATGCCCTGCACACGGGCTGCGCCGTCAAGGCGGATGTCGTCTCCCGGGACGAGCGGGAGAACGGCCTGAGGGCCATACTCAACCTGGGGCATACGATCGGCCATGCGCTGGAGGCGGTCGCCGGCTATGACGAGCTGCGCCACGGAGAAGCGATCTCCATCGGCATGATCGGCTCCGCCATGCTCGGCGTCGAGCTTGGAGCGCCGCTGGAAGTCTACGAGACGACAAAGCGCGCGCTGGAATCGGTAGGGCTTCCGGTCGTTCTGCCGGAGCATTACGATACGGATGCGGTCATGGAAGCGATGATGCATGACAAGAAGTTCGGCGAAGGCCGGATGACCTTCATCGTGCCGACGGCCGTCGGCTCGGTCGAGATTCGAAGCGGCATCGAGTCAGGCATGGTGAGAGCCATCGTCGAGAGGCTGAAGCGTGAGGAGAGATGGACATGA
- the ndk gene encoding nucleoside-diphosphate kinase → MERTFLMVKPDGVQRGLIGEIVTRFEKKGLQLAGAKFMRVSKELAEQHYYEHKGKPFYEPLLAFITAGPVFAMVWEGNNVIALTRALIGKTDAAEAAPGTIRSDYAVHTNLNLIHGSDSPDNAKREIGLFFSPEELIDYDRTIARWI, encoded by the coding sequence ATGGAAAGAACGTTCTTGATGGTCAAGCCCGACGGAGTGCAGAGGGGCCTGATCGGCGAAATCGTCACCCGATTCGAGAAAAAGGGACTGCAGCTGGCCGGAGCGAAATTCATGCGCGTGAGCAAGGAGCTCGCCGAGCAGCATTACTACGAGCATAAGGGCAAGCCCTTCTATGAGCCGCTGCTTGCTTTCATAACCGCAGGGCCGGTCTTCGCCATGGTATGGGAAGGGAACAACGTCATCGCCCTTACCCGCGCCCTCATCGGCAAGACGGACGCCGCCGAGGCGGCGCCCGGCACCATCCGCTCCGATTATGCCGTACATACGAACCTGAATCTGATCCACGGTTCCGATTCCCCGGATAACGCCAAGCGGGAGATCGGCCTGTTCTTCAGCCCGGAGGAGCTTATCGACTATGACCGGACCATTGCCCGCTGGATCTGA
- a CDS encoding protein-glutamate O-methyltransferase CheR, giving the protein MTGPLPAGSDKMTAEDEDFLRFVGLIRSSTRIDLSQYKEAQMRRRLTTLRHKHGYATFEAYWKALSGSGVLMDEFLDRMTINVSEFWRNPSRWDVLANRFLPELLGETPKLRCWSAACSTGEEPYTLAVLLHEAGALSRSQIDATDLDRTVLAKAAQGAYPARSVKDVPKKVLDSYFEGSGDSYRIRKDIREKISFRQHNLLDDVFGGPYDLIICRNVMIYFTEEAKSGLYRRFAEALRPGGILFVGSTEQIFSPGDYGLESADTFFYRRSHA; this is encoded by the coding sequence ATGACCGGACCATTGCCCGCTGGATCTGACAAGATGACGGCGGAGGATGAGGATTTCCTTCGTTTTGTCGGACTGATCCGCTCATCGACCCGAATCGACCTGTCCCAGTACAAGGAAGCCCAGATGCGGAGACGGCTGACCACTTTGCGCCATAAGCACGGCTATGCCACTTTCGAGGCTTATTGGAAAGCACTGTCCGGAAGCGGCGTATTGATGGACGAATTCCTGGACCGGATGACCATCAACGTAAGCGAGTTCTGGCGCAATCCGAGCCGCTGGGATGTGCTGGCGAACCGGTTCCTTCCCGAGCTGCTCGGCGAAACGCCGAAGCTTCGCTGCTGGAGCGCCGCATGCTCCACCGGAGAAGAGCCCTATACGCTGGCCGTTCTTCTCCACGAAGCCGGCGCGCTGTCCCGCAGCCAGATCGATGCGACGGATCTGGACCGGACCGTGCTTGCCAAGGCCGCACAAGGCGCTTATCCGGCCCGTTCCGTCAAGGATGTGCCGAAAAAGGTGCTGGACAGCTATTTCGAAGGCTCGGGAGACAGCTATCGGATCCGCAAGGATATCCGCGAGAAAATCTCCTTCCGGCAGCATAATCTGCTCGACGATGTCTTTGGAGGTCCGTACGATCTGATCATCTGCCGCAATGTGATGATCTATTTTACCGAGGAGGCGAAGTCCGGGCTGTACCGCCGGTTCGCCGAAGCCCTGAGGCCGGGAGGCATTCTGTTCGTGGGCAGCACGGAGCAGATCTTCTCCCCGGGCGACTACGGGCTCGAATCGGCGGACACGTTCTTCTACCGCCGCAGCCACGCATGA
- a CDS encoding flavin prenyltransferase UbiX: MELDTGGKTAAAPRRWVVGITGASGAVYGVRLVEELLRARVQVQLVVTDSGWRVLKEELGWNASKRTEALELAFGDALSEGRLRLYPNGDIGANIASGSYRVQGMAIVPCSMGTLSSVAHGSSDNLMTRAADVMMKEGRKLILMPRETPMHAVHLENMLKLSRMGVSIVPAMPAFYYGPRTMEDLVDFLVGKLMDVMGLEHDLFRRWGDDDNGSQRTD; the protein is encoded by the coding sequence ATGGAGCTAGATACCGGAGGAAAGACGGCTGCAGCTCCTAGGCGCTGGGTCGTCGGCATCACGGGAGCGAGCGGGGCTGTCTACGGGGTCCGTCTCGTGGAGGAGCTGCTCCGCGCGCGCGTGCAGGTGCAGCTGGTCGTCACGGATTCGGGCTGGCGGGTTCTGAAGGAAGAGCTGGGCTGGAATGCCTCCAAGCGGACGGAAGCCCTTGAGCTGGCGTTCGGCGATGCGTTGTCCGAAGGCCGGCTCCGGCTCTATCCCAATGGGGACATCGGGGCCAATATCGCCAGCGGCTCCTACCGGGTGCAGGGCATGGCGATCGTGCCCTGCTCGATGGGGACGCTGTCCTCTGTCGCCCATGGCTCTTCCGACAATCTCATGACCCGCGCCGCGGATGTGATGATGAAGGAAGGACGCAAGCTGATCCTCATGCCGAGGGAAACCCCCATGCATGCGGTACATTTGGAGAATATGCTGAAGCTTTCCCGTATGGGAGTGTCCATCGTGCCGGCCATGCCGGCTTTCTATTACGGTCCCCGGACGATGGAGGACCTGGTCGACTTTCTGGTCGGTAAGCTGATGGACGTGATGGGACTGGAACACGACTTGTTCCGGAGATGGGGAGATGATGACAATGGCTCACAGCGGACCGATTAA
- a CDS encoding polyprenyl synthetase family protein, translating into MKLLDLYAKMKGDLNGIERQLELAVAEDSSLLGETSLHLLQAGGKRIRPVFVLLAGRFGDYRLEELQRVAVTLELIHSASLVHDDVIDNARTRRGQPTVGSKWDNRIAMYTGDYIYAKALELITSFSNPELHQILAKAMVEMCIGEMEQVRDFFNTEQSVRNYLKRIRRKTALLIAISCQLGAVAAGADRRTSGQLYRFGYNIGMTFQIRDDLLDLLGTEKQIGKPPGSDIRQGNMTLPVLLALQEPELREPLLREIGVIRENEGHSDTRSAIQLVRSSAGVGIAEQMAERFMAKALQALEGLPDLPAKKNLTDIARFINKRSY; encoded by the coding sequence ATGAAACTTCTTGATTTGTACGCCAAAATGAAGGGCGATCTCAACGGAATCGAACGGCAGCTCGAGCTGGCCGTCGCGGAGGACAGCAGTCTTCTCGGAGAAACCTCGCTCCATCTGCTCCAGGCTGGAGGCAAGCGGATCCGCCCTGTATTCGTGCTGCTTGCCGGCCGGTTCGGAGATTACCGGCTGGAGGAGCTGCAGCGGGTAGCCGTCACGCTCGAGCTGATCCACAGCGCCAGCCTCGTCCATGACGATGTCATCGACAATGCGAGGACGCGCCGCGGCCAGCCGACCGTCGGCTCCAAGTGGGACAACCGCATCGCCATGTACACCGGGGACTACATCTATGCCAAGGCGCTGGAGCTGATCACCTCGTTCTCCAATCCGGAGCTGCATCAGATTCTGGCCAAGGCGATGGTCGAGATGTGCATCGGTGAAATGGAGCAGGTGCGCGACTTCTTCAACACGGAGCAGTCGGTTCGCAACTACCTCAAGCGGATCCGCCGCAAGACCGCCCTGCTCATCGCCATCAGCTGCCAGCTCGGCGCCGTCGCCGCAGGCGCGGACCGCCGGACAAGCGGACAGCTGTACCGGTTCGGGTACAACATCGGCATGACGTTCCAGATCCGGGACGATCTTCTCGATCTTCTCGGCACGGAGAAGCAGATCGGCAAGCCGCCCGGCTCGGACATCCGTCAGGGGAACATGACGCTTCCGGTGCTGCTGGCTCTGCAGGAGCCGGAGCTGCGCGAGCCGCTCCTGCGCGAGATCGGCGTCATCCGCGAGAACGAAGGCCATTCGGATACGCGAAGCGCCATCCAGCTCGTGCGCTCGAGCGCCGGCGTAGGCATTGCGGAGCAGATGGCGGAGCGATTCATGGCAAAAGCTTTGCAGGCTCTGGAAGGACTTCCGGATTTGCCGGCGAAAAAGAACTTGACCGACATTGCCCGTTTCATCAACAAACGCAGCTATTAA
- the aroC gene encoding chorismate synthase, producing the protein MSLRYLTAGETHGPQLTAIIEGLPSNLQLDFEELNFQLHRRQLGYGRGRRMQIEKDTADIVGGVRHGRTTGAPVALVVANNDWKHWTSVMNIEPIEGGDEAKRRVHRPRPGHADLNGGLKYNLKDLRNVLERSSARETAARVAVGAVARQLLAAFGIKVAGQVIRIGEIEAPPNDLSADELRELTEQSSVRVVDKATEEKMTAYIDQIKAEGDSIGGIVECIIEGAPVGLGSHVQWDRKLDARIAGAVVSINAFKGCEIGIGFEAGVLRGSQVHDPILYSEDRGYHRASNRAGGFEGGMTTGEPIVVRGVMKPIPTLYKPLASVDIDTKEPFTAQVERSDSCAVPAASVVMEHVVAWEVARAFLEKFGGDSMEEIRANYDAYLRQVGEY; encoded by the coding sequence TTGAGTCTACGTTACCTGACAGCGGGAGAAACACACGGCCCCCAGCTGACGGCCATTATCGAAGGGTTGCCGAGCAATCTCCAGCTTGATTTCGAGGAGCTGAACTTCCAGCTCCACCGCAGGCAGCTCGGCTACGGCCGCGGCAGACGGATGCAGATCGAGAAGGATACGGCCGATATCGTCGGAGGCGTCCGTCATGGCCGCACGACCGGCGCCCCCGTAGCGCTCGTCGTCGCGAACAACGACTGGAAGCATTGGACTTCCGTCATGAACATCGAGCCGATCGAAGGCGGCGACGAGGCCAAGCGCCGGGTCCACCGTCCGCGTCCGGGCCATGCCGATCTCAACGGCGGCTTGAAATACAACCTGAAGGACCTGCGCAACGTGCTGGAGCGCTCCAGCGCGCGCGAGACGGCTGCCCGCGTGGCGGTCGGCGCCGTCGCCCGCCAGCTGCTGGCGGCATTCGGCATCAAGGTGGCCGGCCAGGTCATCCGGATCGGCGAGATCGAGGCGCCGCCGAACGACCTCTCTGCCGACGAGCTTCGCGAGCTGACGGAGCAATCGTCCGTACGGGTCGTCGACAAGGCGACGGAGGAGAAGATGACGGCTTACATCGATCAGATCAAAGCCGAAGGAGACTCGATCGGAGGCATCGTGGAGTGCATCATCGAGGGAGCTCCTGTCGGACTCGGCTCGCATGTGCAGTGGGACCGGAAGCTGGATGCGCGCATCGCCGGCGCCGTCGTCAGCATCAACGCGTTCAAGGGCTGCGAGATCGGCATCGGATTCGAGGCCGGTGTGCTGCGGGGCTCGCAGGTGCATGATCCGATCCTCTACAGCGAGGACCGCGGCTACCACCGCGCCTCCAACCGCGCAGGCGGCTTTGAAGGCGGCATGACGACCGGAGAGCCGATCGTCGTGCGCGGCGTCATGAAGCCGATCCCGACGCTGTACAAGCCGCTTGCAAGCGTCGATATCGACACGAAGGAGCCGTTCACCGCGCAAGTGGAGCGCTCCGACAGCTGCGCGGTTCCGGCCGCGAGCGTCGTCATGGAGCATGTCGTCGCCTGGGAAGTGGCGAGGGCGTTCCTGGAGAAGTTCGGCGGCGATTCCATGGAGGAGATCCGCGCCAACTACGACGCCTACCTCAGGCAAGTAGGGGAATACTAG
- the aroH gene encoding chorismate mutase has product MSVRGIRGAITADSNEERPILDATLEVLQGIVADNGIDPEDICSVMITVTADLDAAFPAKAIREMDGWELVPLMCSVEVPVKGSLERCIRLMLMVNTDRTQREIRHVYMKGARALRPDLSGTSAP; this is encoded by the coding sequence ATGAGCGTAAGAGGAATTCGGGGAGCGATCACGGCGGACTCCAACGAGGAGCGTCCCATTCTGGATGCGACGCTGGAGGTTCTCCAGGGAATCGTAGCCGACAACGGAATCGATCCGGAAGACATATGCAGCGTCATGATTACGGTAACGGCCGATCTCGACGCCGCCTTCCCGGCGAAGGCGATCCGGGAAATGGACGGCTGGGAGCTGGTGCCTCTCATGTGCTCGGTCGAGGTTCCGGTGAAGGGCAGCCTGGAGCGCTGCATCCGCTTGATGCTGATGGTCAACACCGACCGGACGCAGCGGGAGATCCGCCATGTATACATGAAAGGCGCAAGGGCGCTGAGACCGGACCTGAGCGGTACATCGGCTCCCTGA
- the trpD gene encoding anthranilate phosphoribosyltransferase: MMEAMQGVTITEALGRLIGGGSLSREEAGSVMRLIMEGEATSAQIGGIVTALRMKGETVDEISGFAEVMRSYSDRVSTTRDGLLDTCGTGGSGIHKFNISTSSSIIAAAAGVRVAKHGNRAMSGKAGSADVLEALGVDISLTAVQAAECLEEIGICFMFAQLYHPSLRHAAVPRRELGVRTIFNMLGPLTNPAGADRQLLGLYDRSRTESVARVLGGLGLKRAMVVSSYDGLDEISISAATQVSELAVDGTVRTYDLTPESLGLRRWPLEAISGGSPADNAEIIRSIFGGQETGAYRDIVLLNAGACIYVGDKAQSLEEGVELARRIIDGGAAAAKLQQLIRKTGEYSHVSG; this comes from the coding sequence ATGATGGAAGCCATGCAAGGAGTTACGATCACCGAAGCTCTCGGCCGCCTGATCGGCGGCGGCAGCTTGAGCCGCGAGGAAGCGGGAAGCGTAATGCGCCTCATCATGGAGGGAGAGGCGACCTCGGCCCAAATCGGCGGCATCGTCACCGCCCTCCGCATGAAAGGCGAGACCGTGGACGAGATCAGCGGCTTCGCGGAAGTCATGCGCAGCTACTCCGACCGCGTCAGCACGACCCGCGACGGCCTGCTCGATACTTGCGGAACGGGCGGTTCGGGCATCCATAAGTTCAACATCTCCACCTCTTCCTCCATCATTGCGGCGGCTGCCGGAGTGCGGGTCGCCAAGCACGGCAACCGCGCCATGTCCGGCAAGGCCGGCAGCGCGGACGTGCTGGAGGCGCTTGGAGTCGACATCAGCCTGACGGCCGTGCAGGCTGCCGAATGCCTCGAGGAGATCGGCATCTGCTTCATGTTCGCGCAGCTCTACCATCCATCGCTGCGGCATGCGGCGGTTCCGCGGCGCGAGCTCGGCGTGCGCACGATCTTCAACATGCTTGGACCGCTCACCAACCCTGCGGGAGCCGACCGCCAGCTGCTCGGGCTGTACGACCGCTCCCGCACGGAATCCGTTGCCCGCGTCCTCGGCGGGCTCGGCCTGAAGCGGGCGATGGTCGTCTCCAGCTACGACGGATTGGATGAGATCAGCATATCCGCCGCAACGCAGGTATCGGAGCTTGCCGTGGACGGAACGGTCCGTACGTACGATCTGACGCCTGAATCGCTGGGGCTGCGGCGCTGGCCGCTGGAGGCGATATCCGGAGGCAGCCCGGCGGACAACGCGGAGATTATCCGCTCCATCTTCGGCGGTCAAGAGACCGGAGCCTACCGGGATATCGTTCTTTTGAACGCAGGGGCTTGCATCTATGTCGGAGACAAGGCACAATCGCTGGAGGAAGGCGTCGAGCTGGCGCGCCGCATCATCGACGGAGGAGCCGCAGCAGCCAAGCTGCAGCAGCTGATCCGCAAGACGGGAGAATACAGCCATGTTTCTGGATAA